Proteins encoded in a region of the Massilia sp. UMI-21 genome:
- the gloB gene encoding hydroxyacylglutathione hydrolase yields the protein MTSKQPRDLSVLTVPAFNDNYLWLIHDGVHAAVVDPGDAGPVRAALAEHHLTLTAILLTHHHADHIGGVPSLLAQEGAGRALPVFGPRHDGIAGITHALGEGEHLVVPGLDLELAVLDVPGHTLGHIAYVRRTPGAHWLFCGDTLFAGGCGRLFEGSPAQMADSLAKLAALPDDTLVYCAHEYTVANLRFAQAVEPDNQGLALRMQDASTRRGTHLPTVPSTIGLERGTNPFLRYTEPAIVKSLVQAGRLQEGASPLEAFAALRAWKNVF from the coding sequence ATGACAAGCAAACAGCCACGCGACCTGTCGGTCCTGACCGTTCCCGCATTTAACGACAATTACTTGTGGCTGATCCATGACGGCGTCCATGCGGCGGTGGTCGACCCGGGCGATGCCGGCCCGGTCCGCGCCGCACTCGCCGAACACCATCTTACCCTGACTGCCATTCTACTCACCCATCACCATGCTGACCACATTGGCGGCGTGCCGTCCCTGCTGGCGCAAGAAGGCGCAGGGCGGGCCCTGCCCGTGTTCGGGCCGCGCCATGACGGAATCGCCGGCATCACCCATGCGCTGGGCGAAGGCGAGCACCTGGTCGTGCCCGGACTGGACCTGGAGCTCGCGGTGCTCGATGTGCCGGGCCATACCCTGGGACACATTGCCTACGTGCGCCGCACGCCCGGCGCGCACTGGCTGTTCTGCGGCGACACCCTGTTCGCCGGCGGCTGCGGCCGCTTGTTCGAAGGCAGCCCGGCCCAGATGGCGGACTCGCTCGCCAAGCTGGCGGCGCTGCCGGACGATACGCTGGTGTACTGCGCACATGAATATACGGTGGCGAACCTGCGGTTTGCGCAGGCGGTCGAGCCGGACAACCAGGGCCTGGCCTTGCGCATGCAGGATGCGAGCACCAGGCGCGGCACGCATCTGCCGACGGTGCCGTCGACCATTGGGCTGGAGCGCGGGACCAATCCGTTCCTGCGTTACACCGAGCCGGCAATCGTGAAGAGCCTGGTGCAGGCCGGCAGGCTCCAGGAAGGCGCATCGCCGCTGGAGGCGTTCGCCGCGCTGCGCGCGTGGAAGAACGTGTTTTGA
- a CDS encoding class I SAM-dependent methyltransferase encodes MDSAASEKSIIALDHWLQSPAGAYVRAFEQACLDELTADIFGFNALQIGVPQLDALAASRMPNKWQAATRTSTANELAFAASGKQIAVALDFAELPFASHSIDLVVLPHVLEFAAEPHQVLREVERVLIPEGQVIICGFNPASLWGMRQGVGKVTRNGYLPASGEFISMPRLKDWLKLLNLGVSRSHFGCYAPPCRTAHWLSRFSMMESAGRRWWPYLGAVYVVHAIKRVKGMHIIGPAWNKKTNKRAQAVPAANRE; translated from the coding sequence ATGGACAGCGCGGCATCGGAAAAATCCATTATAGCGCTCGACCACTGGCTGCAATCGCCGGCGGGCGCCTACGTGCGCGCCTTCGAACAGGCTTGCCTCGACGAACTGACGGCCGACATCTTCGGTTTCAACGCGCTCCAGATCGGCGTGCCCCAGCTCGACGCGCTGGCGGCCAGCCGCATGCCCAACAAGTGGCAGGCCGCCACCCGCACCTCGACTGCCAACGAGCTGGCGTTCGCCGCCAGCGGCAAGCAGATCGCGGTGGCGCTCGACTTCGCGGAACTGCCCTTCGCCTCGCACAGCATCGACCTGGTGGTGCTGCCGCACGTGCTCGAGTTCGCGGCCGAGCCGCACCAGGTGCTGCGCGAGGTCGAGCGGGTCCTGATTCCGGAAGGGCAGGTGATCATCTGCGGTTTCAACCCGGCCAGCCTGTGGGGCATGCGCCAGGGCGTGGGCAAGGTCACGCGCAACGGCTATTTGCCCGCATCCGGCGAGTTCATCTCTATGCCGCGCCTGAAGGACTGGTTAAAATTGCTGAATCTCGGCGTCAGCCGCAGCCATTTCGGCTGCTACGCGCCGCCGTGCCGGACAGCCCATTGGTTGAGCCGGTTCTCGATGATGGAGTCGGCCGGCCGGCGCTGGTGGCCCTACCTGGGCGCCGTGTACGTGGTCCACGCCATCAAGCGGGTCAAGGGCATGCACATCATCGGACCTGCATGGAACAAGAAAACGAACAAGCGGGCACAGGCTGTGCCCGCGGCGAACAGAGAATGA
- the rnhA gene encoding ribonuclease HI gives MSDAQTNPNKVEIFTDGACKGNPGTGGWGALLVSNGHEKEIFGGEPNTTNNRMELRAVIEALGVLNRPCEVVLHTDSQYVQKGISEWIHGWKARGWKTSAREPVKNDDLWKALDLAQQQHAVEWRWVRGHNGHPGNERADVLANRGAASVRR, from the coding sequence ATGAGCGACGCACAAACCAATCCAAACAAGGTGGAAATCTTCACCGACGGCGCCTGCAAGGGCAATCCCGGCACAGGCGGCTGGGGCGCGCTGCTGGTCTCCAACGGCCACGAAAAAGAAATCTTCGGAGGCGAGCCGAACACCACCAACAACCGCATGGAACTGCGCGCCGTGATCGAGGCGCTCGGCGTACTGAACCGTCCGTGCGAGGTCGTGCTGCACACCGACAGCCAGTACGTGCAGAAGGGCATCTCCGAATGGATCCATGGCTGGAAGGCGCGTGGCTGGAAGACCTCGGCCAGGGAACCGGTGAAGAACGACGACCTGTGGAAGGCGCTCGACCTGGCGCAGCAGCAGCACGCGGTCGAGTGGCGCTGGGTGCGTGGCCATAACGGCCATCCGGGTAACGAACGCGCCGACGTGCTGGCGAACCGCGGCGCGGCATCGGTACGCCGATAA
- the dnaQ gene encoding DNA polymerase III subunit epsilon → MRQIVLDTETTGLNPRTGDRIIEVGCVEIFNRKLTGNNFHCYINPERDSDEAALAVHGLTTEFLSDKPKFHEIAEELRAFVQGAELIIHNAPFDLGFLNHEFQRLGLPPFTDSCAGVIDTLVQAKELHPGKRNSLDALCDRYDISNAHRKLHGALLDSELLADVYLAMTRGQNSLTMDVAVEASAGGELQDAGPLGDIIVLAANDEELAAHADVLAGLDKNVKGSCIWRNYSPAEVTAG, encoded by the coding sequence ATGCGCCAGATCGTCCTCGATACCGAAACCACCGGCCTGAATCCCCGCACGGGCGACCGCATCATCGAGGTCGGCTGCGTCGAGATCTTCAACCGCAAGCTGACCGGGAATAATTTTCACTGCTATATCAACCCGGAGCGCGACTCGGACGAAGCGGCGCTGGCGGTGCACGGCCTGACGACCGAGTTCCTGAGCGACAAGCCAAAATTCCATGAGATCGCCGAGGAGCTGCGCGCATTCGTTCAGGGTGCCGAGCTGATCATCCACAATGCGCCCTTCGACCTCGGCTTCCTGAACCACGAATTCCAGCGCCTCGGCCTGCCGCCCTTTACCGACTCCTGTGCCGGCGTGATCGACACCCTGGTGCAGGCCAAGGAGCTCCATCCGGGCAAGCGCAACTCGCTCGACGCCTTATGCGACCGCTACGACATCTCGAACGCGCACCGCAAGCTGCACGGCGCATTGCTCGACTCGGAACTGCTGGCGGACGTGTATCTGGCCATGACGCGCGGGCAGAACTCGCTGACCATGGATGTCGCGGTAGAGGCGAGCGCTGGCGGCGAACTGCAGGATGCCGGCCCGCTGGGCGACATCATCGTACTCGCGGCAAACGATGAGGAACTCGCCGCGCATGCGGACGTGCTGGCCGGCCTGGACAAGAATGTGAAGGGCAGCTGCATCTGGCGGAATTATTCTCCCGCCGAGGTGACGGCGGGGTGA
- the ltrA gene encoding group II intron reverse transcriptase/maturase: MSMQKAQRQMPANAGREAVGQGEAMLDAFSDEAFCPRHATGGTGSALLQAALTTENLRRAFKRVRANKGAAGVDGLDIDQTSRLLATEWPHIREQLLAGTYRPSPVRRVTIPKPDGGERELGIPTVTDRLIQQALLQVVQPILDPTFSEHSYGFRPGRRAQDAVLAAQAYVQSGLRIVVDVDLSKFFDRVNHDILIDRLKKRIDDAGVIRLVRAYLNSGIMEHGVVQERNEGTPQGGPLSPLLANVMLDEVDKELERRGHRFARYADDANVYVRSVRAGQRVMRLLRRCYARLHLVVNEGKSAVASVFGRKFLGYSLWVGRGGEVKRKVAEKPLQAFKQRIRELTRRSGGRSMPDVVQGLRSYMLGWKGYFQLAQTPKVWRGLDEWLRHRLRAIQLKHWKRGSTMYRELLKLGAWPSAARHVAANSRRWWHNSDRLLKTVMTIGYFDRLGVPRLS; encoded by the coding sequence ATGTCGATGCAGAAGGCACAGCGTCAGATGCCCGCAAACGCGGGGCGGGAAGCCGTAGGGCAAGGTGAAGCCATGCTCGATGCTTTCAGCGACGAAGCGTTCTGCCCGCGGCATGCAACCGGAGGCACGGGGTCAGCGTTGCTGCAAGCGGCGCTGACGACAGAGAACCTGCGGCGGGCGTTCAAGCGTGTGCGTGCCAACAAGGGAGCGGCTGGCGTGGATGGACTGGACATTGACCAGACCTCGCGTCTGCTGGCAACCGAGTGGCCTCACATACGAGAACAACTGTTGGCAGGGACGTACCGGCCCAGTCCGGTACGTCGGGTGACGATTCCGAAGCCCGACGGTGGCGAGCGCGAGCTTGGCATCCCGACGGTGACGGATCGGCTGATCCAGCAAGCACTATTACAGGTGGTGCAACCGATCCTTGATCCCACTTTCAGCGAGCATAGCTACGGCTTCCGACCGGGCAGGCGTGCGCAGGATGCGGTATTAGCCGCTCAGGCATACGTCCAGTCCGGGCTGAGAATCGTGGTGGACGTGGACCTGTCGAAGTTCTTCGACCGGGTCAACCATGACATCCTGATCGACCGCTTGAAGAAACGCATCGACGACGCTGGAGTGATCCGGCTGGTCCGTGCCTATCTGAACAGCGGCATCATGGAGCATGGTGTAGTACAGGAACGGAACGAAGGAACGCCGCAAGGCGGTCCATTGAGTCCGCTGCTTGCCAACGTCATGCTCGATGAAGTGGACAAGGAACTGGAACGGCGCGGCCATCGCTTTGCGCGCTACGCCGACGACGCGAACGTCTATGTTCGTAGCGTGCGTGCGGGCCAGCGGGTGATGAGGCTGCTGCGGCGCTGCTATGCCAGACTGCACCTCGTGGTCAACGAAGGCAAGAGCGCCGTGGCCAGCGTCTTTGGCCGCAAGTTCCTCGGCTACAGCCTGTGGGTGGGGCGTGGGGGCGAAGTCAAACGCAAGGTGGCGGAAAAGCCGTTGCAAGCGTTTAAACAACGCATCAGGGAGCTAACCCGCCGATCTGGTGGGCGTAGCATGCCGGATGTGGTGCAGGGACTTCGTTCCTATATGCTGGGTTGGAAAGGGTACTTCCAGTTGGCGCAAACCCCAAAGGTATGGCGCGGACTCGATGAATGGTTGCGGCACAGGCTGCGGGCTATCCAGCTCAAGCACTGGAAGCGCGGAAGCACCATGTATCGGGAGCTCCTTAAACTTGGGGCTTGGCCGTCGGCAGCGAGGCACGTAGCGGCGAACAGCCGCCGCTGGTGGCACAACAGCGATAGGTTACTCAAAACAGTGATGACTATCGGCTATTTCGACCGACTCGGTGTACCTCGCCTGTCTTGA
- the ltrA gene encoding group II intron reverse transcriptase/maturase has product MSMQKAQRQMPANAGREAVGQGEAMLDAFSDEAFCPRHATGGTGSALLQAALTTENLRRAFKRVRANKGAAGVDGLDIDQTSRLLATEWPHIREQLLAGTYRPSPVRRVTIPKPDGGERELGIPTVTDRLIQQALLQVLQPILDPTFSEHSYGFRPGRRAQDAVLAAQAYVQSGLRIVVDVDLSKFFDRVNHDILIDRLKKRIDDAGVIRLVRAYLNSGIMEHGVVQERNEGTPQGGPLSPLLANVMLDEVDKELERRGHRFARYADDANVYVRSVRAGQRVMRLLRRCYARLHLVVNEGKSAVASVFGRKFLGYSLWVGRGGEVKRKVAEKPLQAFKQRIRELTRRSGGRSMPDVVQGLRSYMLGWKGYFQLAQTPKVWRGLDEWLRHRLRAIQLKHWKRGSTMYRELLKLGAWPSAARHVAANSRRWWHNSDRLLKTVMTIGYFDRLGVPRLS; this is encoded by the coding sequence ATGTCGATGCAGAAGGCACAGCGTCAGATGCCCGCAAACGCGGGGCGGGAAGCCGTAGGGCAAGGTGAAGCCATGCTCGATGCTTTCAGCGACGAAGCGTTCTGCCCGCGGCATGCAACCGGAGGCACGGGGTCAGCGTTGCTGCAAGCGGCGCTGACGACAGAGAACCTGCGGCGGGCGTTCAAGCGTGTGCGTGCCAACAAGGGAGCGGCTGGCGTGGATGGACTGGACATTGACCAGACCTCGCGTCTGCTGGCAACCGAGTGGCCTCACATACGAGAACAACTGTTGGCAGGGACGTACCGGCCCAGTCCGGTACGTCGGGTGACGATTCCGAAGCCCGACGGTGGCGAGCGCGAGCTTGGCATCCCGACGGTGACGGATCGGCTGATCCAGCAAGCACTATTACAGGTGCTGCAACCGATCCTTGATCCCACTTTCAGCGAGCATAGCTACGGCTTCCGACCGGGCAGGCGTGCGCAGGATGCGGTATTAGCCGCTCAGGCATACGTCCAGTCCGGGCTGAGAATCGTGGTGGACGTGGACCTGTCGAAGTTCTTCGACCGGGTCAACCATGACATCCTGATCGACCGCTTGAAGAAACGCATCGACGACGCTGGAGTGATCCGGCTGGTCCGTGCCTATCTGAACAGCGGCATCATGGAGCATGGTGTAGTACAGGAACGGAACGAAGGAACGCCGCAAGGCGGTCCATTGAGTCCGCTGCTTGCCAACGTCATGCTCGATGAAGTGGACAAGGAACTGGAACGGCGCGGCCATCGCTTTGCGCGCTACGCCGACGACGCGAACGTCTATGTTCGTAGCGTGCGTGCGGGCCAGCGGGTGATGAGGCTGCTGCGGCGCTGCTATGCCAGACTGCACCTCGTGGTCAACGAAGGCAAGAGCGCCGTGGCCAGCGTCTTTGGCCGCAAGTTCCTCGGCTACAGCCTGTGGGTGGGGCGTGGGGGCGAAGTCAAACGCAAGGTGGCGGAAAAGCCGTTGCAAGCGTTTAAACAACGCATCAGGGAGCTAACCCGCCGATCTGGTGGGCGTAGCATGCCGGATGTGGTGCAGGGACTTCGTTCCTATATGCTGGGTTGGAAAGGGTACTTCCAGTTGGCGCAAACCCCAAAGGTATGGCGCGGACTCGATGAATGGTTGCGGCACAGGCTGCGGGCTATCCAGCTCAAGCACTGGAAGCGCGGAAGCACCATGTATCGGGAGCTCCTTAAACTTGGGGCTTGGCCGTCGGCAGCGAGGCACGTAGCGGCGAACAGCCGCCGCTGGTGGCACAACAGCGATAGGTTACTCAAAACAGTGATGACTATCGGCTATTTCGACCGACTCGGTGTACCTCGCCTGTCTTGA